In Pseudomonadales bacterium, a single window of DNA contains:
- the acnA gene encoding aconitate hydratase AcnA → MKASKNSFNSFSTLRVKDKEYGYFSLNSESLTTLANISRLPISIKILLENLLRHEDGVTCSKEDIVALAQSAENPGDQEIAFHPARVLMQDFTGVPAIVDLAAMRHALTLRGKDPDKVNPLTPVDLVIDHSVSIDAFASSSAFAENVNMEMSRNLERYEFLKWGQSAFANFRVVPPGTGICHQVNLEYLAKTVWTSDIDGQPVAYPDTLVGTDSHTTMINGLGVLGWGVGGIEAEAAMLGQPVSMLIPKVVGFELSGKLREGITATDLVLQIVQMLRKHGVVGKFVEFYGEGMGALSLADRATIANMAPEYGATCGFFPVDQKTLTYLELTGREAETIDLVEVYCKAQGLWHDHLSPTPQFAEHLRLNISDVEASLAGPKRPQDRVALTQLKTAIDQFIELDGKAGAIDQNFPLPGTEENMHHGDVVIAAITSCTNTSNPAVMLAAGLLAKKAVAAGLSRKPWVKSSLAPGSKVVTDYLVKAGLQPYLDQLGFNLVGYGCTTCIGNSGPLPENVANCVIENNLVVCSVLSGNRNFEGRIHPLVKTNWLASPPLVVAFALAGTTRIDLSTEPLGVSPNGTDIYLKDLWPSSNDIEQAMQLIDKTMFQQQYSQVFAGDESWRAIATGTDKTYQFAVDSTYIQLPPFFEKQYTDTEKKNIQDARILALFGDSVTTDHISPAGSIPIDSPAANYLRSKGVKEADFNSFGSRRGNHQVMMRGTFGNIRIHNQMVPGIEGGYTRIAATQEPIFIYDAAMHYLENNIATVIFAGKEYGTGSSRDWAAKGTLLLGVKAVIAESFERIHRSNLIGMGVLPLQFVTGDSLASLALTGDERIDIIGLEGAFTAKKNYQLIIHQANGASREISVLSRLDTAMEVNYYLAGGILPFVLKQM, encoded by the coding sequence ATGAAAGCCAGCAAAAATAGCTTTAACAGTTTTTCAACACTTCGCGTCAAAGACAAAGAATACGGCTACTTCAGCCTAAATTCTGAAAGCTTAACAACGCTAGCGAATATCAGCAGACTACCGATTTCCATCAAAATCCTACTGGAAAACTTGTTACGCCATGAAGACGGCGTCACTTGCTCCAAAGAGGATATAGTCGCCCTCGCCCAAAGCGCAGAAAATCCAGGTGACCAGGAAATCGCCTTTCATCCCGCCCGTGTGCTCATGCAGGATTTTACCGGAGTGCCTGCCATTGTCGATCTGGCGGCAATGCGACATGCCTTAACCTTACGGGGCAAAGACCCCGATAAGGTTAATCCGCTCACGCCGGTAGACCTGGTTATCGATCACTCCGTCAGCATTGACGCCTTTGCTTCTTCCTCTGCCTTTGCGGAAAACGTCAACATGGAAATGTCGCGTAACCTCGAGCGCTACGAGTTTTTAAAATGGGGGCAATCAGCCTTCGCCAACTTTCGTGTGGTGCCTCCCGGCACCGGTATTTGCCACCAGGTCAACTTAGAGTATCTGGCGAAAACGGTCTGGACCAGTGACATAGACGGCCAACCGGTCGCTTACCCAGACACTCTCGTCGGTACAGACAGCCACACCACCATGATCAATGGCCTCGGCGTGCTCGGTTGGGGCGTCGGCGGAATCGAAGCCGAAGCAGCCATGCTGGGGCAGCCCGTCTCCATGCTAATTCCCAAAGTGGTCGGCTTTGAATTGTCTGGAAAATTGCGCGAAGGCATCACGGCGACCGACCTGGTGTTACAGATAGTACAAATGCTGCGCAAACACGGCGTAGTTGGTAAGTTTGTTGAATTTTACGGTGAAGGCATGGGAGCGCTATCACTGGCGGATCGTGCAACCATTGCCAATATGGCCCCGGAATACGGCGCCACCTGCGGATTTTTCCCTGTCGACCAAAAAACTCTGACCTACCTTGAGCTCACCGGACGGGAGGCGGAAACCATCGACCTGGTTGAAGTCTATTGCAAAGCGCAAGGGCTTTGGCATGACCATCTATCTCCAACTCCCCAATTTGCCGAACACTTACGCTTGAATATTAGCGATGTGGAAGCCAGTCTGGCCGGACCGAAACGACCGCAGGATCGTGTTGCATTGACTCAACTCAAAACCGCTATTGATCAATTTATCGAACTCGACGGTAAAGCTGGCGCGATTGACCAGAATTTTCCCTTACCAGGCACTGAGGAAAACATGCATCACGGCGATGTGGTTATTGCCGCAATCACATCCTGCACTAACACCTCAAACCCCGCCGTCATGCTGGCGGCTGGGCTACTGGCGAAAAAAGCCGTCGCCGCCGGTTTATCGAGGAAACCCTGGGTGAAATCATCACTCGCCCCGGGTTCAAAAGTGGTCACCGATTATCTGGTCAAAGCCGGCTTACAACCGTACTTGGATCAACTCGGGTTTAATCTCGTCGGTTACGGCTGTACCACCTGTATTGGTAATTCTGGCCCGCTACCGGAAAACGTCGCTAACTGTGTCATCGAGAATAATCTCGTGGTTTGTTCCGTGCTTTCCGGCAATCGTAATTTCGAGGGACGCATTCATCCCTTAGTCAAAACGAATTGGCTCGCCTCCCCCCCACTAGTTGTCGCTTTTGCGCTAGCGGGAACTACGCGCATCGACCTCAGCACAGAACCCTTAGGCGTCTCTCCCAATGGCACCGACATTTATCTCAAAGACCTCTGGCCCAGTAGCAATGACATTGAACAGGCCATGCAGCTAATCGATAAAACCATGTTTCAACAGCAATATTCACAGGTGTTCGCCGGTGATGAAAGCTGGCGCGCCATTGCTACTGGCACGGACAAAACATACCAGTTCGCCGTTGATTCGACCTACATACAACTGCCGCCTTTTTTCGAGAAGCAATACACCGATACTGAGAAGAAAAATATCCAAGACGCACGCATACTGGCGCTTTTTGGCGACTCCGTGACAACCGACCATATTTCACCGGCCGGTAGCATTCCGATCGATAGTCCGGCGGCCAATTATCTGCGCAGCAAAGGCGTCAAAGAAGCGGATTTTAATTCTTTCGGCTCGCGCCGCGGCAACCATCAGGTGATGATGCGCGGGACCTTCGGCAATATCAGAATACATAACCAAATGGTGCCCGGCATCGAAGGCGGCTACACCCGCATCGCTGCCACCCAGGAGCCTATATTCATCTATGATGCCGCCATGCATTATCTGGAGAACAATATTGCAACGGTAATATTTGCAGGCAAAGAATATGGCACCGGGTCAAGTCGCGACTGGGCAGCAAAGGGCACCTTGTTGTTGGGCGTCAAGGCAGTTATTGCAGAAAGCTTTGAACGCATCCACCGCTCAAATCTGATCGGCATGGGGGTTTTGCCCTTACAGTTTGTCACTGGCGATTCGTTAGCATCATTAGCACTAACCGGAGATGAAAGAATTGATATTATTGGCCTCGAAGGTGCCTTCACTGCAAAGAAAAACTATCAACTCATCATTCATCAAGCGAATGGCGCTTCGCGGGAAATTTCAGTCCTTTCACGCCTCGATACGGCAATGGAAGTAAACTATTATCTGGCGGGAGGTATTCTGCCTTTTGTGCTCAAGCAAATGTAA
- a CDS encoding serine hydrolase, whose amino-acid sequence MSKLLVTMLACCYLSVDLLAYPLNGTDSGIRRLEGSRLAQEQPRIAKLPSGALLGIEDIQLHLLQQTDWDINATTQDPSLQAALKAMFSDRDPSYSIALIDFTDSHNIRWAGLRENRAQAPGSVGKILCMLALFDGLRRAFPAIEDRQRLLREHIITAENWVISDEHKVPRFDASTGIMTSAIIQPGEAFTLSEWLDHMISASANAAGSTIWKEAMLLRVFGAAYPPSPQQEADYFHLTPRQTQKNLAQEIINDALFAASLNPEYLRVGNFWTRTGKQRIPGIGGSSATPKELARFFLRLEQGRLVDEWSSLEMKRFLYMTKRRYRYAYPPELAKAAIYFKSGSLYRCKEEVGYRCGKYMGNVENAMNSVVIIESPAKPDTEQRRYLVALTSNVLRKNSAWDHARIGAAIEELVRHGNAVPVNDLGDNAVIRDAGLSE is encoded by the coding sequence ATGAGCAAATTACTTGTAACAATGCTTGCTTGCTGTTACCTGTCGGTCGATCTGTTGGCTTATCCATTAAACGGCACGGATAGTGGTATCCGGCGTTTAGAGGGTTCCCGTCTTGCTCAGGAACAGCCTCGTATCGCAAAACTTCCCTCGGGCGCACTGCTCGGTATCGAAGATATTCAATTACACCTGTTGCAACAGACTGATTGGGATATCAACGCTACCACTCAAGATCCGTCGTTACAGGCGGCGTTAAAAGCAATGTTTAGCGACCGCGATCCTTCCTATAGCATCGCCCTGATAGACTTCACCGACAGTCATAACATACGCTGGGCGGGCCTACGCGAAAATCGCGCTCAAGCCCCCGGTAGTGTTGGTAAGATTCTCTGCATGTTGGCGCTGTTTGATGGCCTGCGCCGCGCATTCCCAGCAATTGAAGACCGCCAGCGCTTACTGCGAGAACATATTATTACCGCTGAGAACTGGGTCATTAGCGACGAGCACAAGGTGCCGCGTTTCGACGCAAGCACAGGGATTATGACTTCCGCCATAATCCAACCCGGCGAAGCTTTTACCCTGTCGGAATGGCTGGATCATATGATTTCCGCATCAGCTAATGCGGCCGGCAGCACCATCTGGAAAGAAGCCATGTTATTAAGGGTGTTCGGCGCTGCCTACCCTCCCTCGCCTCAGCAGGAAGCCGATTATTTTCACCTCACACCACGTCAGACACAAAAAAATCTGGCGCAAGAAATTATCAACGATGCCCTTTTTGCTGCTTCGCTCAACCCAGAATACTTGCGAGTTGGCAATTTTTGGACGCGCACGGGCAAACAGCGAATTCCAGGCATCGGCGGCTCCAGCGCCACCCCCAAAGAACTGGCGCGGTTTTTCTTACGACTGGAGCAGGGGCGATTAGTAGACGAATGGTCCAGCTTGGAAATGAAGCGTTTCCTCTACATGACCAAACGCCGTTACCGCTATGCCTATCCACCAGAGCTAGCAAAAGCGGCCATCTATTTTAAAAGTGGGTCGCTATACCGTTGTAAAGAGGAAGTGGGTTATCGCTGTGGCAAATACATGGGCAACGTGGAAAATGCGATGAATTCTGTCGTGATCATCGAGTCACCAGCAAAGCCCGACACAGAGCAACGGCGTTATTTGGTCGCACTCACCTCCAATGTACTGCGAAAAAATTCCGCCTGGGATCACGCCCGTATCGGCGCCGCCATCGAAGAACTAGTGCGCCATGGCAACGCCGTTCCGGTAAACGACCTTGGCGACAATGCCGTCATCAGAGATGCTGGACTCAGCGAATAA
- a CDS encoding succinylglutamate desuccinylase/aspartoacylase family protein yields the protein MARSSFTICGETIAPGARATLALPLPSQSSYTPLSMPIHVIHGKRPGPVVFISAAIHGDEINGIEIIRRVRHTRAIESLRGTLICVPIVNIYGFFNHTRYLPDRRDLNRSFPGSKHGSLAARVACIFAEEVVNKATHGIDLHTGSNHRANLPHIRADLDNPECARLAKAFAAPVIINANLRDGSLRQYAMEKGLSMLLYEAGEGLRFDNLSIRAGVRGVLNVMRALDMLPQRKKTEVHKVIEARSSQWVRAPQAGLLRIEVALGARVTAGQTIGKIADSVGENETKVVSPVTGIIIGRNNLPVVNEGDALFHIALFSNSLTVEKAIGNFQVEHIEGLNQGDYMDPAVI from the coding sequence ATGGCCCGCTCATCCTTTACCATCTGCGGGGAAACCATCGCGCCTGGCGCCAGAGCAACGCTCGCTCTGCCACTACCGAGCCAGTCCTCCTACACGCCTTTATCGATGCCCATTCATGTCATCCACGGCAAACGTCCGGGGCCGGTAGTTTTTATCTCCGCCGCCATTCACGGTGATGAAATTAATGGTATCGAAATAATACGCCGGGTGCGTCACACACGCGCCATTGAGAGCCTGCGCGGTACCCTTATCTGTGTACCCATCGTTAATATTTATGGGTTTTTCAATCATACCCGCTACCTCCCTGACCGGCGCGATTTAAATCGCTCTTTCCCAGGCTCCAAGCATGGTTCGCTCGCCGCCCGTGTCGCCTGTATTTTTGCCGAGGAAGTTGTCAATAAGGCGACGCACGGCATTGACCTGCATACCGGCTCAAACCATCGCGCAAACCTACCGCACATACGCGCTGATCTCGACAACCCCGAATGCGCCCGGCTGGCAAAAGCCTTTGCCGCGCCGGTGATTATCAACGCCAACCTGCGTGATGGCTCGTTGCGCCAGTATGCAATGGAGAAGGGGCTTTCGATGCTCCTCTACGAAGCCGGTGAAGGCTTACGCTTCGATAATTTGTCAATTCGCGCTGGTGTAAGAGGTGTGCTAAATGTAATGCGCGCGCTAGACATGCTGCCGCAGCGAAAAAAGACTGAGGTTCATAAGGTTATCGAAGCACGCTCTTCACAGTGGGTTAGAGCCCCGCAAGCCGGTTTGCTGAGAATTGAAGTCGCTCTGGGCGCTCGCGTGACTGCCGGGCAAACGATTGGAAAAATTGCAGATAGTGTCGGTGAAAATGAAACCAAAGTTGTTTCACCTGTCACCGGCATTATCATTGGCAGAAATAATCTACCCGTGGTGAATGAAGGTGATGCACTTTTCCATATCGCCTTGTTCTCAAACTCTTTAACCGTTGAAAAAGCCATTGGTAACTTTCAGGTCGAACATATCGAAGGGCTGAATCAGGGCGATTATATGGATCCTGCGGTGATTTAA
- a CDS encoding serine hydrolase, protein MKFLMGVLCVAGLTLSILGQSSPKLPSLPVPVSEQRWQPLTDRVDARLQAQLEMRLRAQPGWSSLIRNSKLAVALVDLSEPERPRFAHVNGNTMMYAASLPKIAILLAAVDAVEAGHLVLDRQLDKDLSDMIRRSSNKAATRAIDRLGGLDKVNTVLKDPRFKFYDEETGGGLWVGRRYAKQSRRIPDPVNGISHGATATQVARFYYRMATGRIINFRASQRMLGYMVDPDIHHKFVNSLDREAPDARLYRKSGTWKQWHADSVLVWGPHWRRYILVGLVESEKGEDIIRTLVTVAEDSLQNKLAMQIPLEED, encoded by the coding sequence ATGAAATTCTTGATGGGTGTTTTATGTGTGGCGGGTTTGACGTTAAGTATTTTGGGACAGAGCAGCCCGAAATTGCCATCATTGCCAGTGCCTGTGTCGGAGCAAAGATGGCAGCCGTTAACGGACAGAGTTGATGCTCGCTTACAGGCACAGTTGGAAATGCGTCTGCGTGCACAACCGGGTTGGTCAAGCTTGATTAGAAATTCAAAGCTTGCCGTGGCGCTAGTGGATTTAAGCGAGCCGGAAAGACCGCGTTTTGCGCACGTTAACGGTAATACCATGATGTATGCGGCGAGCTTACCCAAAATTGCCATTTTGCTGGCGGCAGTCGATGCAGTAGAAGCTGGGCATCTGGTATTAGATCGTCAGTTGGATAAAGATTTGAGTGATATGATACGTAGGTCCAGTAACAAAGCAGCGACCCGGGCAATTGATCGTTTGGGCGGGTTAGACAAAGTAAATACAGTGCTAAAGGATCCACGTTTTAAGTTTTATGATGAGGAAACCGGTGGTGGTCTCTGGGTAGGGAGGCGCTATGCAAAGCAAAGTCGGCGCATACCTGACCCGGTTAACGGCATTTCCCATGGTGCTACGGCAACGCAAGTGGCACGCTTTTATTATCGTATGGCAACGGGGCGTATTATTAATTTTCGGGCTTCGCAACGTATGTTGGGTTATATGGTAGATCCTGATATACACCATAAATTTGTCAACTCACTGGATCGAGAAGCTCCTGATGCGAGGTTGTATCGCAAGTCAGGGACTTGGAAGCAATGGCATGCTGATTCAGTCCTGGTGTGGGGGCCGCATTGGCGTCGTTATATTCTGGTCGGCTTGGTAGAGAGTGAGAAGGGCGAAGATATCATTCGGACGCTGGTGACTGTTGCTGAGGATTCGCTACAGAATAAGCTGGCGATGCAGATACCGTTAGAGGAAGACTAA
- the gss gene encoding bifunctional glutathionylspermidine amidase/synthase, whose amino-acid sequence MQEHKLEPPAKFGAFLGMAPGEVPVYSSDYETADDEQLPDRHAYRSYVDGIYMGYKWQCVEFARRWMYLNKGYIFDDVAMAYDIFRLGSVRVAHENKRLPLHAFRNGSKRHPEPGCLLIWDEGGEFEDTGHVAVVTEVTEHYTRFAEQNVGHRIWPAGRNYAREIKAKVTESGEYWLECSFGDASIRGWVIQTDDDRYAEKFPALDKRLLNVQMREVPNHGQAERSWLNIANPDEAAYVELMQGHRMTAVEVDQYKYFCISETANAELKRATNELHQLFMHATDYVLRDPELLENFNIPRALWGKIRQSWNNRRNQMITGRFDFSLSERGLKVYEYNCDSASCHIECGKIQGKWAKHFGCTLGRDPGQALHAELRDAWQASGVKTDVLHIMQDRDLEETYHALFMQEAMEEAGIRSKIIHGVTGLSWDEAGNILDADGDRIRWVWKTWAWETALDQIRAECEDDEEKLNNYPAGEQHAGAPRLVDVLLRKDVMVFEPLWTLIPSNKAILPVLWTLFPNHDYLLNSSFQLSEDLQAQGYVAKPIAGRAGLNISIFDKNHRLLEGTEGRFESQNMIFQEFFKLPMIEGYNVQLSTFTAAGTYAGSGVRVDPSLVIKLNSDTMPLRVLPDAEM is encoded by the coding sequence ATGCAAGAACACAAACTAGAACCACCAGCCAAGTTCGGCGCGTTTCTGGGGATGGCCCCGGGCGAGGTGCCGGTTTATTCATCCGATTATGAAACCGCAGATGACGAACAATTACCTGATCGCCATGCCTATCGAAGCTACGTCGACGGCATTTATATGGGCTACAAGTGGCAATGTGTTGAGTTTGCGCGACGCTGGATGTATCTGAACAAAGGTTACATTTTCGATGATGTGGCGATGGCTTATGATATTTTTCGCCTTGGTTCGGTGCGGGTCGCCCATGAGAACAAAAGGTTACCTCTACATGCCTTTCGCAATGGCTCGAAACGTCATCCCGAGCCGGGCTGTCTGCTGATCTGGGATGAAGGTGGGGAGTTTGAAGACACCGGACATGTCGCGGTGGTGACGGAAGTGACTGAGCACTACACACGCTTCGCGGAACAGAATGTGGGGCATAGGATTTGGCCGGCAGGTCGAAACTATGCGCGCGAAATTAAAGCGAAGGTGACGGAATCCGGCGAATATTGGTTGGAGTGTTCCTTTGGCGATGCCAGTATTCGCGGCTGGGTTATTCAGACCGACGACGATCGTTACGCAGAAAAATTCCCGGCATTGGATAAACGTCTTCTTAACGTGCAGATGCGGGAGGTTCCGAATCACGGTCAGGCTGAGCGTTCCTGGTTGAACATTGCAAATCCCGATGAAGCGGCCTATGTGGAATTGATGCAGGGGCACAGGATGACAGCTGTTGAGGTGGACCAATACAAATACTTTTGCATCTCAGAAACGGCCAACGCAGAACTCAAGCGTGCCACTAATGAATTGCATCAGCTGTTTATGCACGCCACGGACTACGTTTTGCGCGATCCTGAATTGCTGGAAAATTTTAACATCCCTCGCGCATTGTGGGGGAAAATCCGGCAATCTTGGAATAACCGGCGTAATCAGATGATCACCGGTCGTTTTGACTTTTCTCTTTCTGAGCGCGGGCTCAAGGTCTATGAATATAACTGTGACTCCGCTTCGTGCCATATTGAATGCGGCAAAATTCAGGGTAAGTGGGCCAAGCATTTTGGCTGTACCCTGGGCCGTGATCCGGGTCAGGCGTTGCACGCAGAGTTACGCGATGCCTGGCAGGCCAGCGGTGTGAAGACGGATGTTCTCCACATTATGCAAGATCGCGACCTTGAGGAAACCTATCATGCTCTATTTATGCAGGAAGCGATGGAGGAGGCGGGGATCCGCAGTAAGATCATTCATGGCGTGACGGGCCTGAGTTGGGATGAGGCGGGTAATATTCTGGATGCCGATGGCGATAGAATCCGCTGGGTTTGGAAAACCTGGGCCTGGGAAACGGCATTGGATCAGATTCGTGCCGAATGCGAAGATGATGAAGAAAAACTCAATAATTACCCAGCGGGCGAACAACATGCCGGAGCGCCGAGGTTAGTTGATGTTCTGTTACGTAAAGACGTCATGGTGTTCGAACCCCTGTGGACTTTAATTCCCAGCAATAAGGCTATCCTGCCGGTACTTTGGACGCTGTTTCCAAACCATGATTACCTGTTGAATTCTTCCTTCCAGCTCTCGGAGGATTTGCAGGCGCAAGGTTATGTCGCCAAGCCCATTGCTGGCCGTGCGGGTCTGAATATCAGTATTTTCGATAAGAATCACCGATTGTTGGAAGGCACCGAGGGACGCTTTGAAAGCCAAAATATGATTTTCCAGGAATTTTTCAAACTCCCCATGATCGAGGGTTACAACGTGCAGCTCAGTACTTTTACGGCAGCGGGCACTTATGCGGGGAGTGGCGTACGGGTCGACCCCTCGTTGGTGATTAAACTCAATAGTGACACCATGCCGCTACGGGTGTTGCCGGATGCCGAGATGTAA
- the mgtE gene encoding magnesium transporter has translation MASEISEVVEVLNRHFLQDYPVDAAIYLESMAATDILPALKEQPAQVLAPVWSKLVPRVAATLTTLLPKTLATQVLTEIAPDNAVRILFQMAEKARQEHLELLDTATRNEITRLMSYPENSAGRIMDTRVPSYRGSMRVEETLNALRRTKMKTARSLFIVDSDGRITARVLLQDLALADPSATLDSLSSRVRATVQVLATHEEVADALAKHALLDLPVVDINGVLLGVIVHASLIQTAQEDSASDIQAMVGVSREERALSSPLFAVKKRMPWLQINLLTAFLAASVVGLFENTIAQFTALAILLPVVAGQSGNAGAQALAVTMRGLALREITIRHWLIVMFKEVRVGFLNGLCIALTCGLGVYVWSGSLGLVAVICLSMVLAMVAAGFAGAVVPIALVRLGQDPAQSSSIILTTVTDVAGFFSFLGIATLLMRFL, from the coding sequence ATGGCCTCAGAAATCTCGGAAGTAGTTGAAGTTTTGAACCGCCACTTTTTACAGGACTATCCTGTTGATGCGGCGATCTACTTGGAATCTATGGCGGCTACTGACATATTACCCGCACTCAAGGAGCAACCAGCGCAAGTGCTGGCGCCGGTATGGAGCAAACTCGTTCCCCGAGTCGCAGCGACACTGACCACTCTGTTGCCAAAAACCTTGGCAACTCAGGTGTTGACAGAAATCGCTCCGGATAACGCGGTAAGAATTCTATTCCAGATGGCTGAAAAAGCACGTCAGGAGCATCTTGAATTGTTGGATACGGCAACGCGTAACGAAATAACCCGCCTCATGTCTTATCCGGAAAATTCTGCCGGGCGCATTATGGATACACGCGTGCCCTCCTACCGTGGCAGCATGCGGGTGGAGGAAACGCTGAACGCTCTGCGCCGAACCAAAATGAAAACGGCGCGCTCGCTGTTTATCGTTGACTCGGACGGCCGTATCACTGCGCGAGTGCTATTGCAGGATTTGGCATTAGCGGACCCTTCGGCGACGCTCGATAGCCTATCTTCACGCGTGCGTGCCACCGTACAGGTGTTAGCCACCCATGAAGAGGTCGCCGACGCCCTCGCCAAACATGCCTTGTTAGACCTGCCGGTGGTGGATATCAATGGTGTGCTGCTTGGCGTTATCGTGCACGCCAGCCTGATCCAAACCGCGCAAGAAGACAGCGCTTCCGACATTCAGGCCATGGTGGGTGTGAGTCGTGAAGAAAGAGCTTTATCCAGCCCGCTGTTTGCAGTTAAAAAACGCATGCCCTGGTTGCAAATTAACCTGCTCACCGCATTTCTGGCGGCGTCAGTCGTCGGCCTATTCGAAAACACCATAGCGCAGTTTACCGCGCTGGCAATCCTGCTTCCCGTGGTCGCCGGCCAATCCGGTAACGCCGGAGCACAGGCGCTGGCAGTAACCATGCGCGGCCTGGCATTACGCGAAATCACCATTCGTCACTGGTTAATTGTCATGTTCAAAGAAGTCCGTGTCGGCTTCCTAAACGGCCTTTGTATTGCTTTAACCTGCGGTTTAGGTGTATATGTTTGGAGCGGCTCACTCGGCCTGGTAGCGGTCATCTGTCTTTCAATGGTACTGGCAATGGTTGCCGCTGGTTTTGCTGGCGCGGTAGTACCCATCGCACTGGTGCGCCTAGGACAGGATCCGGCACAATCTTCATCCATTATTCTGACGACTGTCACCGACGTTGCAGGATTCTTTTCATTTCTGGGTATAGCCACACTACTAATGCGATTTCTATGA
- a CDS encoding class II fumarate hydratase — protein MSVKYRIEKDSLGAVKVPEKALYGAQTQRAVENFPVSGLPMPRAFIQALGLIKACAASSNATLKQLSKPIAKAIRLIALDIAAGKYDAEFPVDVFQTGSGTSTNMNINEVIATLASKKLSKPVHPNDHVNLGQSSNDVIPSAIHISATIRLHKALLPALQHLQQTIDTKAKTLKNVIKTGRTHLMDGMPLTMAQEFGAWSAQIGCCQQRISDCLPRLSQLAQGGSAVGTGINVHPKFATTFTSELSELTGIKFEPNPSFFEALSCQDTSVELSGHLRVVAVAVMKIANDLRWMNSGPLAGLGEIELKPVQPGSSIMPGKVNPVIPESATMVAAQVMGNDATIAIAGQSGNFQLNLMLPVIAYNLLQSIELLANTCHLLADKAIATLSVCEQNIAKNLSRNPILVTALTPILGYAKAAEIAKQAYAQNRSILDVAEESTKISRQELERLLDPKGMI, from the coding sequence ATGTCAGTGAAATACCGTATTGAAAAAGACAGTCTGGGAGCAGTGAAAGTACCTGAGAAAGCGCTTTATGGAGCGCAGACTCAGCGTGCAGTGGAAAATTTTCCAGTCAGTGGTCTGCCGATGCCGCGAGCCTTTATCCAGGCATTAGGCCTCATCAAGGCTTGCGCCGCCAGCAGTAACGCGACCCTTAAACAATTAAGCAAACCGATCGCTAAGGCAATTCGCCTGATTGCATTGGATATTGCCGCAGGCAAGTACGATGCAGAATTCCCGGTGGATGTGTTTCAAACGGGTTCCGGCACCAGCACCAACATGAATATCAATGAAGTCATCGCGACTTTAGCCAGCAAGAAGCTGTCAAAGCCGGTACATCCCAATGACCATGTCAATCTCGGACAAAGCAGCAACGATGTGATTCCATCTGCGATTCATATCAGCGCAACCATACGCTTGCACAAAGCTCTGCTGCCCGCATTGCAACACCTACAACAGACGATTGACACCAAAGCCAAAACACTTAAAAACGTGATAAAAACCGGTCGTACACATTTGATGGATGGTATGCCACTCACTATGGCTCAGGAGTTTGGCGCCTGGTCGGCTCAAATTGGCTGTTGTCAGCAACGTATCAGTGACTGTCTGCCGCGATTGAGTCAACTCGCACAAGGCGGTTCTGCGGTGGGAACGGGAATTAACGTACACCCAAAATTTGCCACTACTTTCACTTCTGAATTATCTGAGCTGACAGGCATCAAATTCGAACCAAATCCCTCGTTCTTTGAAGCCTTAAGCTGCCAGGATACCAGCGTGGAATTATCCGGGCATTTACGTGTGGTTGCGGTAGCCGTTATGAAAATCGCCAATGATTTACGTTGGATGAACAGCGGCCCACTTGCAGGGCTCGGTGAGATTGAACTCAAGCCCGTGCAACCAGGTAGCAGTATTATGCCGGGCAAGGTGAACCCAGTGATTCCGGAATCCGCAACGATGGTCGCCGCCCAGGTGATGGGCAATGACGCAACTATCGCCATCGCTGGACAATCAGGCAATTTCCAGCTGAACTTGATGTTGCCTGTCATCGCTTACAATTTACTGCAAAGTATCGAATTACTCGCCAACACCTGCCATCTGCTGGCTGACAAAGCCATCGCCACGCTCAGCGTTTGCGAGCAGAATATCGCTAAAAATTTGAGCCGAAATCCTATTTTGGTGACGGCCTTAACGCCTATTCTGGGATACGCTAAAGCCGCCGAGATCGCCAAACAAGCCTACGCTCAGAACCGATCCATTCTGGATGTTGCTGAGGAATCGACAAAAATATCGCGCCAGGAACTCGAACGTTTACTAGACCCGAAGGGTATGATTTAA